In the genome of Nocardioides seonyuensis, one region contains:
- a CDS encoding SDR family oxidoreductase, with product MSYIVIGATGHLGTLTVESLLERDIAATNIVAAGRNPDRLAALAERGVRTQRIDLDDPTSLDGLFSPDDTVLLISGNEIGRRVAQHGHAIDAAKSAGVKRIVYTSAPNADTSALVLAPEHKATEELIAASGLPATILRNGWYTENYLQAVEQARQTGTLLTSVGDGRVASASRHDFAEAAAVALIDDTTTGKTYELSGDESWDQQELADAISKAIGRDVNLANVTSEEHQRLLVAAGLDEGTAGFVVALDANARDGLLGVTNGELSTLIGRPTTPLIDGLRAAV from the coding sequence ATGTCTTACATCGTCATCGGCGCCACCGGCCACCTCGGCACACTGACTGTGGAATCGCTCCTCGAACGCGACATCGCGGCCACCAACATCGTGGCCGCCGGCCGCAACCCGGATAGGCTCGCGGCGCTGGCAGAACGCGGCGTAAGGACCCAGCGGATCGACCTGGATGATCCGACCAGCCTCGACGGCCTGTTCTCACCCGACGACACCGTGTTGCTGATCTCGGGCAACGAGATCGGTCGGCGAGTGGCACAGCACGGCCATGCGATCGACGCCGCGAAGTCCGCCGGCGTGAAGCGCATCGTCTACACGAGCGCGCCGAACGCCGACACCTCGGCCCTGGTCCTCGCCCCGGAGCACAAGGCCACCGAGGAGCTCATCGCTGCCTCCGGCCTGCCGGCCACGATCCTGCGCAACGGTTGGTACACCGAGAACTACCTCCAGGCCGTGGAGCAGGCGCGCCAGACCGGCACCCTGCTGACCAGCGTCGGGGATGGCCGCGTCGCCAGTGCCAGCCGACATGACTTCGCCGAGGCCGCCGCGGTCGCACTGATCGACGACACCACCACCGGCAAGACCTACGAGCTCTCGGGCGACGAGTCCTGGGACCAGCAGGAGCTCGCCGACGCCATCAGCAAGGCGATCGGCCGTGACGTCAACCTCGCGAACGTCACGTCCGAGGAGCACCAGCGCCTTCTTGTTGCCGCAGGTCTCGACGAAGGCACGGCCGGATTCGTCGTCGCGTTGGACGCCAACGCACGCGACGGCCTCCTCGGCGTCACCAACGGTGAACTGAGCACCCTAATCGGCCGCCCGACAACGCCGCTCATAGATGGACTGCGCGCAGCGGTCTGA
- a CDS encoding winged helix-turn-helix transcriptional regulator has product MIEIPSQQDGVFPAQCPSRTLLDHVTSKWGVLVLLALGVDVMRWSELRRRIEGISEKMLAQTLRTLEADGLVRRVAQPVVPPHVEYNLTESGQEVHDRLLPLMEWVGANADRIIAREG; this is encoded by the coding sequence TTGATCGAGATTCCGAGCCAGCAGGACGGCGTCTTTCCGGCTCAGTGCCCGAGCCGGACCCTCCTGGATCACGTCACCAGCAAATGGGGCGTGCTGGTGCTGCTGGCACTCGGCGTCGACGTGATGCGCTGGAGCGAACTACGCCGGCGCATCGAAGGCATCAGCGAAAAGATGCTCGCCCAGACCCTCAGGACACTTGAGGCCGACGGGCTGGTACGCCGCGTCGCCCAGCCCGTCGTACCACCACACGTCGAGTACAACCTCACCGAATCGGGACAAGAGGTCCACGATCGCCTCCTGCCACTGATGGAGTGGGTCGGCGCGAACGCGGATCGGATCATCGCGCGCGAAGGCTAG
- a CDS encoding MarR family winged helix-turn-helix transcriptional regulator, whose protein sequence is MTHFEYLVLAMLSEAPEHTLRMTALAARTNATLPRLSHVVRRLEDRGLVARFACPDDARATNAFLTPAGWDKIRDTAPGHVANVRAHVLDALTTEQIDHLSAIGDAILSRLDPGGKLTSRLPPGQQRG, encoded by the coding sequence TTGACGCACTTCGAGTACCTCGTGTTGGCGATGCTCTCCGAGGCACCCGAGCACACGTTGCGGATGACGGCTCTGGCGGCCCGCACGAACGCCACCCTGCCTCGGCTCTCCCACGTCGTACGACGATTGGAGGACCGCGGCCTGGTGGCGCGGTTCGCCTGTCCCGATGACGCCCGCGCCACCAACGCGTTTCTGACTCCGGCGGGGTGGGACAAGATCCGCGATACTGCGCCCGGGCACGTTGCCAACGTCCGTGCGCACGTCCTGGACGCGCTAACCACTGAGCAGATCGATCACTTGTCCGCCATTGGCGACGCCATCTTGAGCAGATTGGACCCAGGCGGCAAGCTGACCTCCCGGCTGCCGCCGGGGCAGCAGCGTGGCTAG
- a CDS encoding DoxX family protein, translated as MPRRASPTRGTRSASTILGALGLILPAATGTAPVLAVLAAIGLAITMLLAAVVHFRRGEKQKIVPNVVLLALAATVAVGAQAL; from the coding sequence GTGCCTCGGAGAGCATCGCCAACACGAGGTACTCGAAGTGCGTCAACGATCCTTGGCGCCCTCGGCCTGATCCTGCCCGCTGCCACCGGCACCGCGCCTGTCCTGGCGGTCCTGGCTGCGATCGGCCTGGCGATCACGATGCTGCTGGCCGCTGTCGTGCACTTCCGCCGCGGCGAGAAGCAGAAGATCGTGCCGAACGTAGTCCTGCTCGCGTTGGCTGCCACGGTTGCGGTCGGCGCCCAGGCCCTGTGA
- a CDS encoding DODA-type extradiol aromatic ring-opening family dioxygenase has product MTTDPFNPAVPAGAYDDLLARALLQARAQRSWEPSDGPLPALLVSHGAPPTLDDPQWLADLFAWGQSMPEPRAIVVVSAHWDNAPLAISGSAAGTPLYYDFGGFHPRYYTLPYATPDAAALAHQVAGTLADTRPLHHWVDRGLDHGAFIPLMAMYPAADVPVIQLSMPSLDPVALLTLGERLRHLREEGVLVIGSGFMTHSFAVMRDPRLLGHITAFDEWAADALSRGDVDALTDYQHKAPGAGVAHPTADHFVPLLLTLGAAAPHRVTNAIERITFGNSIRSLQVA; this is encoded by the coding sequence GTGACCACCGACCCGTTCAACCCCGCCGTCCCGGCCGGCGCGTACGACGACCTCCTGGCCCGGGCCCTTCTCCAGGCCCGCGCGCAGCGTTCCTGGGAGCCGTCCGACGGGCCGCTGCCGGCGCTGTTAGTCAGCCACGGAGCCCCGCCGACCCTCGACGACCCGCAATGGCTCGCCGACCTCTTCGCCTGGGGCCAGTCGATGCCGGAGCCACGGGCGATCGTGGTGGTCTCCGCCCACTGGGACAACGCACCACTGGCCATCTCCGGCTCCGCCGCCGGGACACCGCTCTACTACGACTTCGGCGGCTTCCACCCGCGCTACTACACGTTGCCCTACGCCACGCCCGACGCGGCCGCTCTCGCCCACCAGGTGGCCGGGACACTGGCCGACACGAGGCCCCTGCACCATTGGGTCGACCGCGGACTCGACCACGGCGCCTTCATCCCGCTGATGGCGATGTACCCCGCCGCCGACGTCCCGGTCATCCAGCTCAGCATGCCCAGCCTCGACCCGGTGGCGCTGCTCACCCTGGGAGAGCGCCTGCGCCACCTGCGCGAGGAGGGCGTGCTGGTGATCGGGTCGGGCTTCATGACCCACAGCTTCGCCGTGATGCGCGACCCGCGGCTGCTCGGCCACATCACCGCCTTCGACGAGTGGGCTGCCGACGCCCTCTCCCGCGGCGACGTCGACGCGCTCACCGACTACCAGCACAAGGCACCCGGCGCCGGCGTCGCGCACCCCACCGCCGACCACTTCGTGCCACTGCTGCTCACCCTCGGAGCCGCCGCCCCGCACCGGGTCACCAACGCGATCGAGCGGATCACCTTCGGCAACTCAATCCGATCGCTGCAGGTGGCCTGA
- a CDS encoding PP2C family protein-serine/threonine phosphatase: MTASGAASFEAAGPLQSHYKAVDWQATSLGPVEEWTPALLATVDLMLNTNFPMAVLWGPDFVVLYNQGYTDLIGDKHPSALGSTAAQVFPEAMDFIGPMMEGVLAGRGNHWYEDAAVPLHRRGYLEECYFTFSYSPVSGGGGEVEGVLIVATETSVRVVTSRRQTLLAHLLERLVGVRDLDELAEQTCAALRTDAADLPVVDLYLDGVRARSTGSDLSLDPVPPAGASGERLVADTHDGTTTVWLPLERREDEPSLPSDIESPPSGMMVARCSDQLPFTPGYELFLRLVADAVAHSMSRLAARAAEVALHEQEHDFSTALQRSLLSAPPQSDDIRVAVRYEPATAAAQVGGDWHDCFVLQDGALAVTIGDVAGHDRDAAAGMAQVRNMLRGIAYTLEEPPAAMMRALDKAMDGLGMNTIATAIMGRIDRESTDGRQRLVLRWTNAGHPPPVLISPEGEVELLTGTPDVLLGVLPEGDRVDHARTLEPGSSVVFYTDGLVDRRSQDLDHGFDWLTRTLSHHAGQDHEQLADTLLAEQMPDSDDDVAILVLHVS; the protein is encoded by the coding sequence ATGACAGCGAGCGGCGCGGCATCGTTCGAGGCGGCGGGGCCCCTCCAGTCCCACTACAAGGCTGTCGACTGGCAGGCGACGTCGTTGGGACCCGTCGAGGAATGGACACCGGCGTTGCTGGCCACGGTCGACCTCATGCTCAACACCAACTTCCCGATGGCAGTGCTCTGGGGCCCGGATTTCGTCGTGCTCTACAACCAGGGCTACACCGACCTGATCGGGGACAAGCACCCCAGCGCTCTCGGGAGTACAGCGGCACAAGTGTTCCCCGAGGCCATGGACTTCATCGGTCCCATGATGGAAGGGGTCCTGGCCGGTCGGGGCAACCACTGGTACGAGGACGCCGCCGTGCCGCTGCACCGCCGCGGATATCTCGAGGAGTGCTACTTCACCTTCTCCTACTCGCCCGTGAGTGGCGGGGGCGGTGAGGTGGAAGGGGTCCTGATCGTCGCCACCGAGACCTCCGTCCGCGTGGTGACGTCCCGCAGACAGACGCTGTTGGCGCACCTGCTGGAGCGGCTTGTCGGTGTGCGAGACCTCGACGAGCTTGCCGAGCAGACGTGCGCAGCGCTGCGCACCGACGCTGCCGATCTGCCTGTCGTCGACCTGTATCTCGACGGGGTCCGGGCCCGGTCGACAGGCTCCGACCTCTCCCTTGACCCGGTGCCGCCCGCCGGCGCCTCAGGCGAGCGCCTCGTCGCCGACACTCATGACGGCACCACGACTGTCTGGCTCCCCCTGGAGCGGCGCGAGGACGAGCCCTCACTCCCCTCCGACATCGAGAGCCCTCCCAGCGGGATGATGGTGGCGAGGTGCAGCGACCAGCTGCCCTTCACCCCCGGGTACGAGCTGTTTCTCCGGCTCGTGGCAGACGCGGTTGCGCACAGCATGAGTCGGCTGGCCGCTCGCGCCGCCGAAGTCGCCCTCCATGAGCAGGAACACGACTTCTCGACGGCACTGCAGCGCAGCCTGCTGAGCGCTCCACCCCAGTCCGACGACATTCGAGTAGCGGTGCGCTACGAGCCAGCGACTGCGGCGGCTCAAGTGGGGGGCGACTGGCACGACTGCTTCGTACTCCAGGACGGTGCGTTGGCGGTGACCATCGGTGACGTCGCGGGTCACGACCGGGACGCTGCGGCCGGTATGGCACAGGTCCGCAACATGCTGCGCGGTATCGCCTACACGCTGGAGGAGCCCCCCGCGGCCATGATGCGTGCGCTCGACAAGGCGATGGACGGGCTGGGCATGAACACCATCGCCACCGCCATCATGGGTCGCATAGATCGTGAGTCCACCGACGGCCGCCAGCGGCTGGTGCTGCGGTGGACCAACGCCGGGCATCCCCCGCCGGTGCTCATCAGCCCTGAGGGGGAGGTCGAGCTGCTGACCGGCACCCCTGACGTCCTCCTGGGAGTGCTGCCTGAGGGCGATCGCGTCGACCACGCACGAACCTTGGAACCAGGGTCCTCCGTGGTCTTCTACACCGACGGCCTCGTCGACAGACGTTCCCAGGACCTTGACCACGGCTTCGACTGGTTGACCCGCACCTTGTCGCATCACGCGGGCCAGGACCACGAGCAGTTGGCCGACACCCTCCTCGCCGAGCAGATGCCCGACAGCGATGACGACGTGGCCATTCTCGTCCTCCACGTGTCCTGA
- a CDS encoding fasciclin domain-containing protein, giving the protein MRMFRRLALTLALPLAVVAPAATASASVSEPSGTRSLAEVLTADGNQFDRNAYDYDIVTEAVLAVIAADTDGNSPVRLLADGTVPLTAFIPNDRAFQVLVKDLTGRWVRDEAAVFSAVAGLGIDTVENVLLYHVVPGATLTSRDAVGANGAQLTTALGPTIGVRVLSRWLPIIQLRDQDPSDVDPFVNPFALDVNRGNAQIAHGITFVLRPADL; this is encoded by the coding sequence ATGAGAATGTTCCGACGCCTGGCACTCACCCTGGCCCTGCCGCTCGCTGTCGTCGCACCCGCGGCGACCGCCTCGGCATCAGTGAGCGAGCCCTCGGGAACCCGCAGCCTCGCGGAGGTCCTGACGGCCGACGGCAACCAGTTCGACCGCAATGCCTACGACTACGACATCGTGACCGAGGCCGTCCTGGCCGTGATCGCCGCAGACACCGACGGCAACAGCCCGGTGCGTCTGCTGGCCGACGGAACCGTGCCGCTCACCGCCTTCATCCCCAACGACCGCGCCTTCCAGGTGCTCGTCAAGGACCTCACCGGACGCTGGGTGCGCGACGAGGCCGCGGTGTTCTCCGCCGTCGCCGGTCTGGGCATCGACACGGTCGAGAACGTCCTGCTCTACCACGTCGTCCCCGGGGCCACCCTCACCTCGCGTGACGCCGTCGGCGCCAACGGCGCCCAGCTCACCACGGCCCTCGGCCCCACCATCGGCGTGCGTGTGCTCAGCCGGTGGCTCCCGATCATCCAGCTCCGCGACCAGGACCCCAGCGACGTCGACCCCTTCGTCAACCCCTTCGCTCTCGACGTGAACCGCGGCAACGCGCAGATCGCGCACGGCATCACGTTCGTGCTGCGCCCGGCCGACCTCTGA